The following coding sequences lie in one Arachis ipaensis cultivar K30076 chromosome B03, Araip1.1, whole genome shotgun sequence genomic window:
- the LOC107633130 gene encoding uncharacterized protein LOC107633130, translating to MVDDLVLTGNDIGKINSIKKNLDDKFKIKDLGDLKYFLGMEVTRSNSGIYIYQWKYTIDLLKNCGYLDCKPLSTPFDYSQKLSKESGTILTDNTTYRQLISRLIYLTNTRPDISYAVGRLSQFLDCATTSHLQAAFCVLRYLKGRHATRLPVPILVASFSVIA from the coding sequence ATGGTTGATGACTTGGTTTTAACTGGAAATGATATTGGCAAAATTAATTCCATCAAGAAAAATTTGGatgacaaattcaaaataaaggatcTTGGTGATCTCAAGTACTTCTTGGGAATGGAAGTAACACGCTCCAACTCTGGAATTTACATTTATCAGTGGAAGTACACCATAGACCTTCTCAAGAATTGTGGTTATCTAGATTGCAAGCCTCTCTCCACTCCATTTGATTATAGTCAGAAACTCTCGAAGGAGTCAGGTACCATTTTAACGGACAACACTACTTACAGACAGCTCATCAGCCGACTCATTTACCTCACAAACACTAGACCCGATATCTCTTATGCCGTGGGACGTTTGAGCCAGTTTTTGGACTGTGCAACCACTTCTCACCTACAGGCTGCTTTTTGCGTACTTCGATATTTAAAAGGCAGACATGCAACTAGGCTACCTGTGCCGATACTCGTCGCTTCGTTTTCGGTTATTGCTTGA